A window of Mycolicibacterium fluoranthenivorans contains these coding sequences:
- a CDS encoding ribonuclease HII translates to MPASWPPRTVIRRSGLRTLESALYRSGLGPVAGVDEVGRGACAGPLVVAACVLGPNRLSSLDALDDSKRLTEAERERLFPLIRRYAVAYHVVIIGSTEVDRRGVHIANIEGMRRAVAGLPMRPGYVLSDGFRVPGLAVPSLPVIGGDAAAACIAAASVLAKVSRDRMMVAMEAEHPGYGFAEHKGYSTAAHTEALERLGPCRQHRFSFANIARVAGSVEATRPQLDAEAQCGMMEPNLDEGQQSR, encoded by the coding sequence TTGCCGGCGAGCTGGCCCCCGAGGACCGTGATCCGCAGATCCGGCCTGCGCACCCTGGAGTCCGCGCTGTACCGCAGCGGACTCGGCCCGGTGGCGGGTGTGGACGAGGTGGGGCGCGGTGCCTGTGCCGGTCCACTGGTGGTGGCCGCGTGCGTGCTCGGTCCGAACCGGCTTTCCAGTCTGGACGCCCTCGACGATTCGAAGAGGCTCACCGAGGCCGAACGGGAGCGGCTGTTCCCGTTGATCCGCCGGTACGCTGTGGCCTATCACGTGGTGATCATCGGATCGACCGAGGTGGATCGACGCGGGGTGCACATCGCCAATATCGAGGGGATGCGCCGCGCGGTCGCCGGCCTGCCGATGCGTCCCGGTTACGTGCTCTCCGACGGCTTCCGGGTACCCGGCCTGGCGGTTCCGTCGCTGCCGGTGATCGGCGGTGACGCGGCCGCCGCCTGTATCGCCGCGGCGAGCGTGCTGGCCAAGGTCAGCCGCGACCGGATGATGGTCGCCATGGAGGCCGAGCACCCCGGATACGGCTTCGCCGAACACAAGGGCTACAGCACGGCGGCCCATACCGAGGCGTTGGAGCGACTGGGCCCGTGCCGCCAGCACCGGTTCTCGTTCGCCAATATCGCACGCGTTGCGGGATCGGTCGAGGCGACGCGTCCGCAGTTGGATGCAGAAGCGCAGTGCGGAATGATGGAACCCAACCTAGACGAAGGACAGCAGAGCAGATGA
- a CDS encoding DUF2469 domain-containing protein: MSAEDLEKYETEMELSLYREYKDIVGQFSYVVETERRFYLANSVELVPRNADGEVYFELRLADAWVWDMYRPARFVKQVRVITFKDVNIEEVEKPELRLPD, from the coding sequence ATGAGTGCCGAGGATCTCGAGAAGTACGAAACCGAGATGGAGCTCTCGCTGTATCGCGAGTACAAGGACATCGTCGGCCAGTTCAGCTACGTGGTGGAGACCGAGCGCCGGTTCTATCTGGCCAACAGTGTGGAGTTGGTGCCGCGGAACGCCGACGGTGAGGTCTACTTCGAACTGCGGCTCGCCGATGCCTGGGTGTGGGACATGTACCGCCCGGCGCGCTTCGTCAAGCAGGTCAGGGTGATCACCTTCAAGGATGTGAACATCGAAGAGGTGGAGAAGCCCGAACTGCGGCTGCCCGACTAA
- a CDS encoding dienelactone hydrolase family protein: MPSITLDTPAGPIDALLSTPAGPGPWPGVVVVHDAFGYRPDNEAVSQRIADAGYLALTPNLYARGGRARCITRVMRELLTQRGRSLDDILAARDHLLALPECTGAVGIAGFCMGGQFALILSPKGFGASAPFYGVPLPRNLDRTLSGACPIVASFGRRDVLGIGAPEKLRRTVNAHHITADIKVYPEAGHSFANQLPAQPLLRVTGFGYNEAATADAWTRVFTFFGEHLRA; encoded by the coding sequence GTGCCCTCGATCACGCTCGATACCCCTGCCGGTCCCATCGACGCATTGCTGAGCACCCCGGCGGGGCCCGGGCCGTGGCCGGGGGTGGTGGTCGTGCATGACGCCTTCGGATACCGGCCGGACAACGAGGCGGTCTCCCAGCGGATCGCCGATGCCGGGTATCTGGCTCTGACCCCGAACCTGTACGCACGGGGCGGCCGAGCCCGCTGTATCACCCGCGTCATGCGGGAACTGCTGACCCAACGCGGGCGCTCGCTCGATGACATCCTGGCCGCGCGCGACCATCTGCTGGCCCTGCCGGAGTGCACCGGCGCGGTCGGTATCGCCGGCTTCTGCATGGGTGGACAGTTCGCACTCATCCTCTCCCCCAAGGGATTCGGCGCCTCGGCCCCGTTCTACGGCGTACCCTTGCCACGCAACCTGGACCGCACGCTGTCCGGTGCCTGCCCCATCGTGGCGAGCTTCGGCCGCCGCGATGTACTGGGCATCGGCGCGCCGGAGAAGCTCAGGCGAACCGTGAACGCCCACCACATCACCGCCGATATCAAGGTCTACCCCGAAGCCGGGCACAGCTTCGCCAACCAACTGCCCGCGCAGCCGCTGCTGCGGGTCACCGGGTTCGGCTACAACGAGGCCGCCACCGCGGACGCCTGGACGCGGGTGTTCACCTTCTTCGGCGAACACCTGCGGGCTTAG